The proteins below come from a single Agrobacterium vitis genomic window:
- a CDS encoding trimeric intracellular cation channel family protein → MSLLLYLDYAGVALFAATGALAASRKQLDLIGFLFFATVTGTGGGTVRDIILGRLPVFWVVNPSYILICCAVGVLVFFTAHLVESRYKLLIWLDAIGLSAYCVMGAAKGMAATGSPTIAIVTGMMTATLGGVLRDLLANEPSVLLRPEVYITAALIGACVFTGAFMLAVPLYWACAGGMLAAFLVRGGALYFGWTFPRYGHQAGRHPDDVM, encoded by the coding sequence GCCGCCACGGGGGCTTTGGCCGCCTCGCGCAAACAGCTGGATCTGATCGGCTTTCTGTTTTTTGCCACCGTCACCGGCACAGGCGGCGGCACGGTGCGCGATATCATTCTTGGGCGCCTACCGGTGTTTTGGGTGGTCAACCCGAGCTATATTCTGATCTGCTGCGCTGTCGGCGTGCTGGTGTTCTTCACCGCGCATCTGGTGGAATCACGCTACAAGCTGCTGATCTGGCTGGATGCCATCGGGCTTTCCGCCTATTGCGTGATGGGAGCCGCCAAGGGCATGGCCGCGACAGGCTCGCCCACCATCGCCATCGTCACAGGCATGATGACGGCCACCTTGGGCGGCGTGCTGCGTGATTTGCTGGCCAATGAGCCTTCAGTGTTGCTGCGACCGGAAGTTTATATCACCGCAGCCTTGATCGGTGCCTGTGTATTTACCGGGGCCTTCATGCTGGCCGTGCCCTTATACTGGGCTTGCGCAGGTGGGATGCTGGCAGCCTTTCTGGTGCGTGGCGGCGCGCTGTATTTCGGCTGGACATTTCCAAGATACGGCCATCAGGCTGGACGCCATCCCGATGACGTGATGTGA
- the irrA gene encoding iron response transcriptional regulator IrrA translates to MMAQASRDVEAKLRRSGLRPTRQRVALASLLFAKGDRHLTVEELHEEAVAADVPVSLATVYNTLHQFTEAGMIRVLAVESNKTYFDTNVSDHHHFFVEGRNEVLDIPVSNIEIGNLPAPPEGMEISHVDVVIRLRPKA, encoded by the coding sequence ATGATGGCGCAAGCCTCTAGGGACGTGGAAGCAAAACTGCGTCGGTCGGGCCTGAGGCCGACACGGCAGAGGGTTGCCTTGGCTTCGCTGTTGTTTGCCAAGGGAGACCGGCATCTGACCGTCGAGGAATTGCACGAAGAAGCGGTTGCCGCCGACGTGCCTGTGTCCCTCGCCACCGTCTATAACACGCTTCATCAGTTTACCGAGGCCGGCATGATCCGGGTTCTGGCGGTTGAGAGCAACAAGACCTATTTCGATACCAACGTGTCGGACCACCACCACTTTTTCGTGGAGGGCCGCAACGAGGTTCTGGATATTCCGGTCAGCAATATCGAAATCGGCAACCTGCCTGCCCCGCCTGAAGGCATGGAAATTTCTCATGTTGACGTGGTGATCCGGCTGCGTCCCAAGGCCTGA
- the fabA gene encoding 3-hydroxyacyl-[acyl-carrier-protein] dehydratase FabA, whose protein sequence is MNEKQTSYNYDEILACGRGELFGQGNAQLPLPPMLMFNRITDISETGGPHDKGYIRAEFDITSDLWFFPCHFQGDPVMPGCLGLDAMWQLTGFYLGWLGEPGKGRAISTGEVKFTGMVTPSTKLVEYGIDFKRVMRGRLVLGIADGWMKADGEVIYKATDLRVGLFKEKAD, encoded by the coding sequence ATGAACGAAAAACAGACAAGCTATAATTACGACGAGATTCTCGCCTGCGGTCGGGGTGAACTGTTCGGCCAGGGCAATGCGCAATTGCCGCTGCCGCCCATGCTGATGTTCAATCGCATCACCGATATTTCGGAAACCGGTGGCCCACATGACAAGGGCTATATCCGCGCCGAGTTTGACATCACCTCCGATCTCTGGTTCTTCCCCTGCCACTTCCAGGGCGATCCGGTCATGCCGGGATGCCTTGGCCTGGATGCCATGTGGCAATTGACCGGCTTTTACCTCGGCTGGCTGGGCGAACCCGGCAAGGGCCGGGCGATCTCGACAGGCGAAGTGAAATTCACCGGCATGGTTACGCCCTCCACCAAGCTGGTGGAATATGGCATCGACTTCAAGCGCGTCATGCGCGGGCGTCTGGTGCTGGGCATTGCCGACGGCTGGATGAAGGCCGATGGCGAGGTCATCTACAAGGCAACTGATCTGCGTGTCGGGCTTTTCAAGGAAAAGGCCGACTGA
- the fabB gene encoding beta-ketoacyl-ACP synthase I: protein MRRVVVTGLGIVSSIGNNAAEVTASLRDARSGISFSPDFAEHGFKCQVWGQPSLDTTDLVDRRAMRFLSQGGAWNHVAMKQAIADSGLEEKDYSANERTGIIMGSGGPSTRQIVEAADITRQNKSPKRIGPFAVPKAMSSTASATLATWFKIHGVNYSISSACSTSAHCIGNAAEMIQWGKQDIMFAGGHEDLDWSMSDLFDAMGAMSTKYNETPALASRAYDTNRDGFVIAGGAGVLVLEELEHAKARGAKIYAELTGYGATSDGYDMVAPSGEGAIRCMRQALSTVKGDVDYINTHGTSTPVGDSKEIGAIRTVFGDKIPPIQSTKSLTGHSLGAAGVQESIYGLLMMQEGFIGESAHITELDPEFEGVPVVRKRIDNAKIDIVLSNSFGFGGTNATLVFQRHNG, encoded by the coding sequence ATGAGACGGGTAGTAGTTACGGGTCTGGGCATTGTGTCCTCCATCGGCAACAATGCCGCGGAAGTCACAGCATCTCTTCGCGACGCCAGGTCCGGCATTTCCTTTTCTCCCGATTTTGCCGAGCATGGCTTCAAATGCCAGGTCTGGGGTCAACCTTCACTGGACACGACCGACCTTGTCGACCGTCGTGCCATGCGCTTCCTGTCACAGGGCGGCGCCTGGAACCATGTGGCGATGAAGCAGGCGATTGCCGATTCGGGCCTGGAGGAAAAGGATTATTCCGCCAACGAGCGCACCGGCATCATCATGGGCTCGGGCGGTCCGTCGACCCGGCAAATCGTCGAGGCGGCCGATATTACCCGCCAGAACAAAAGCCCGAAGCGCATCGGACCGTTCGCCGTGCCAAAGGCCATGTCATCGACGGCATCGGCGACGCTTGCCACCTGGTTCAAGATCCACGGCGTCAACTACTCGATCTCGTCCGCTTGCTCGACCTCGGCCCATTGCATCGGCAATGCCGCTGAAATGATCCAATGGGGCAAGCAGGATATCATGTTCGCAGGCGGCCATGAGGATCTTGATTGGTCGATGTCCGACCTGTTCGATGCCATGGGCGCCATGTCCACCAAATACAACGAGACGCCGGCTCTGGCTTCGCGTGCCTATGACACCAACCGCGATGGCTTCGTCATCGCTGGCGGCGCAGGCGTGCTGGTTCTGGAAGAACTGGAACATGCCAAGGCGCGTGGCGCCAAGATCTATGCCGAACTCACCGGCTATGGCGCGACCTCGGACGGTTACGACATGGTCGCTCCGTCTGGCGAAGGCGCTATCCGCTGCATGCGCCAGGCGCTCTCAACCGTTAAAGGCGACGTGGATTACATCAATACCCACGGCACATCGACACCGGTGGGCGACAGCAAGGAAATCGGCGCGATCCGCACCGTATTTGGCGATAAAATCCCACCGATCCAGTCCACCAAATCGCTGACCGGCCATTCGCTGGGAGCGGCAGGCGTACAGGAATCGATCTACGGCCTGCTGATGATGCAGGAAGGCTTTATTGGCGAAAGCGCCCATATTACCGAGCTCGATCCAGAATTCGAAGGCGTGCCGGTCGTGCGCAAACGGATCGACAATGCCAAGATCGACATAGTGCTGTCCAATTCCTTTGGTTTTGGTGGAACGAATGCGACGCTGGTGTTCCAGCGTCATAATGGATGA
- the fabI gene encoding enoyl-ACP reductase FabI → MIASMQGKRGLIMGVANNHSIAWGISQALASAGAELAFTYQGEALGKRVMPLAAQLGSDFVLPCDVEDLASVDATFAALKERWGKLDFVVHAIGFSDKNELKGLYADTSRENFTRTMVISCFSFTEIARRAAHLMPDGGSLLTLTYGGSTRVIPNYNVMGVAKAALESSMRYLASDYGPRGIRVNALSAGPVRTLAGAGISDARAIFSWNQKNAPLRRTPTIEDIGGSAIYLLSDLSRCVTGEIHYVDGGYNITSLPALGVLRSNDAE, encoded by the coding sequence ATGATCGCTTCCATGCAAGGTAAACGCGGGCTCATCATGGGCGTTGCGAACAATCACTCGATTGCCTGGGGCATTTCCCAGGCTCTCGCCTCAGCTGGTGCCGAACTGGCCTTCACCTATCAGGGCGAAGCGCTTGGCAAGCGCGTCATGCCGCTGGCCGCCCAGCTCGGCTCGGATTTTGTTCTGCCGTGTGATGTTGAGGACCTTGCCTCTGTTGATGCGACCTTCGCCGCGCTGAAAGAGCGCTGGGGCAAGCTTGATTTTGTCGTCCACGCCATCGGCTTTTCCGACAAGAACGAGCTGAAAGGCCTCTATGCCGACACATCGAGGGAAAATTTCACCCGTACCATGGTGATCTCCTGCTTCTCCTTCACGGAAATTGCCCGGCGTGCAGCCCACCTTATGCCAGACGGCGGATCGCTGCTGACGCTCACCTATGGCGGCTCCACACGGGTCATTCCTAATTACAACGTTATGGGCGTTGCAAAGGCGGCGCTGGAATCCTCGATGCGCTATCTTGCCAGCGATTACGGCCCGCGCGGCATTCGCGTCAACGCCCTTTCGGCTGGCCCGGTCCGCACACTTGCCGGTGCAGGCATTTCCGATGCAAGGGCCATCTTCAGCTGGAACCAGAAGAATGCGCCGCTGCGCCGCACACCCACCATCGAGGATATCGGCGGGTCGGCTATCTATCTGCTGTCGGATCTGTCCAGATGTGTGACAGGCGAAATCCATTACGTCGATGGTGGCTATAATATCACGTCACTGCCAGCTCTGGGCGTGCTGCGCAGCAACGACGCTGAATAG